In Festucalex cinctus isolate MCC-2025b chromosome 1, RoL_Fcin_1.0, whole genome shotgun sequence, the sequence ttaactttttattgctataatgggctaaataagtgaagtatccctttaaatcacaatattgagtGGAGGGGGGGAAAATGCAATAAGATTCTTTTCTCAAATTGGTCAGCCTGTACAATTTTCCATGTTATGTCccctttaagattttttttttccctctctggcATGCTTAGGAGCAGCCTACTGCCAGTTCATGGATCTTCTTTTTCCGGGCTGCATCAGTCTTAAGAAGGTCAAGTTTCAAGCCAAACTGGAACACGAGTACATTCACAACTTCAAGCTGCTGCAAGCGTCTTTCAAAAGAATGAAAGTGGACAAGGTGGGTTTTGATTGCTCGCACCGCAAACGCTTTCGTACTGTTTTTGCGCCCTTCTTTATAACCTAACCTGAACACTCTCAATTCAGATTATCCCAGTGGAGAAACTGGTCAAAGGCAGATTTCAGGACAATCTGGACTTCATCCAGTGGTTCAAGAAGTTTTTTGACGCCAACTACGACGGCAAAGAGTACGACCCGCTGGACGCCAGACAGGGTCAGGACGCCATCCCTCCACCGGACCCCGGCGAGCAGATCTTCAACCTGCCTAAAAAGTCCCACCATGCCGCCAGCTCCCCAACTGCAGGTAAACATTAGAGGTGGGCGGATCGACCCAAATCTCGATATTATTGATACCAAGTcagtatcgatatcggatcgattctggcactaaaatatcgatctagtagtttagtttcagtttggcccTTTTATGCACTGCTGCGGTTTGGTCAAACAGATAATGGGCATGTCACAGTCGTGTTTCGATCATGTGACTTCTCATCTTTGTcgtagattgcatgaacacattcagtattgtacttgaaaaacattttttttcttggtactgtatgttttatatttgttgttgcatgataatgtttaacatcttgtttatttaggttgaaaaagaagtgataaaagcagcattttggttatttttgtatttgtagtttcttaacagtatatgataaagtattttgtttaaatttcttttcatatgatctctttgtgcactttaaaaacattaaaaaaaaatatgctgcaTGGTTCGAATGTTTCTGGGGGGAAAacattgataaagtattttctattcATCAATTAACTGTCCTaattttgtctttaaaaaaaaaaacttaaaggttgaaatttgattgtgaataggcaattcaatgatacacctaccttaattaaaaaaaattatatatactatcatttttaaaacatatctaTCAATATCGGTATTGgcgatactggccctgtatttacttggtgtcagatcgataccaaaatttgcagtatcgcacaccacTTGTAAACATCACTCCAAATGCAATTATTCTCACTCACAATTTAGTGGTGTAAGGGTGCACGAAATATCATGCTTCAAAGATGTACCTTGGTTTTAAGATTGCGGTTCAGTTCAGGTTGCTATAGtaacaacaaatacaaaacataaaataggaATATATTTCAATCAATCTGAAAATAAAGCATGTAATAATGGATGCATGGATAAAAGAACTGCAAGTTTGACATGGTGCTGAAAGTATACCAGTCACTGTGACGTCAGCTAGCCAGAGGCTGAGCTTCACTGTGTTTGTTTACACAATAGAGGCGGGACCAGTTTGTGAGACAAATACTTTGCATTTCCCTATAACTAAATGATGTACAGTACAccagaaaatacaaatacacttgTACAGTGCTCCCCTCatcatatttgttttaattttttgaacACTGCTTCCAGGAGCATCAAGGTCAAGCTCCACAACCCCAAAGTCGGCAACACCAACGTCCAGACCCTCCTCAGCCAAAAAAATCCCCTCTGCATCAACTCCCGCCAAAGGGGAGAAGGAACTAGAGGCGCAGGTCACACAACTTACTGACCAGGTAAGACTTGCGTAAAAGGTCACCTGCTGTGTATATTCTTCTTGTAGCGCTCCTTGTCGAGGTCTTGGAATGTGTGTTGCAAAAAagctaaagaaaaagcaaaacgcaGGAGGATAGGCTTTGCGGCTTGCTGGACGGAGGTCTTGCGAGATATGCAGACGCCTTGTGCATATTCCAGCCTTGATGTTTTGTACTACTTCATAGTTCATTTTTCACTAAAATGCtagttcatttttaaaatgaggtcAGCCTTTGTCGGTTccactgtactaaaaaaaaaaataggggtgtCAGGGGATTAAAATTGATAATCgcataacttcaatagttaactcgcgattaattgcaaatgttatatctgttctaaaggtcattttcctgccactagatggcataattgcatttgtaagacagtgacagctcagtgtgttttttaacttgtgaaattctgcacatttttaaaattgtaaattacaacttgATCCAGTCTACACTCTACAAATATATGCGTTATCATTAAA encodes:
- the mapre2 gene encoding microtubule-associated protein RP/EB family member 2 isoform X3; its protein translation is MAVNVYSTSITQETMSRHDITAWVNDILCLNYTKVEQLSSGAAYCQFMDLLFPGCISLKKVKFQAKLEHEYIHNFKLLQASFKRMKVDKIIPVEKLVKGRFQDNLDFIQWFKKFFDANYDGKEYDPLDARQGQDAIPPPDPGEQIFNLPKKSHHAASSPTAGASRSSSTTPKSATPTSRPSSAKKIPSASTPAKGEKELEAQVTQLTDQVNTLKVALEGVEKERDYYFSKLREVELLCQEQGENNAPFVERLMEVLYAMDDQERAEELAEGDGPDVDQGVHEEVPDDQQEEEQDEY
- the mapre2 gene encoding microtubule-associated protein RP/EB family member 2 isoform X2, coding for MKCIFNTLSSWGMAVNVYSTSITQETMSRHDITAWVNDILCLNYTKVEQLSSGAAYCQFMDLLFPGCISLKKVKFQAKLEHEYIHNFKLLQASFKRMKVDKIIPVEKLVKGRFQDNLDFIQWFKKFFDANYDGKEYDPLDARQGQDAIPPPDPGEQIFNLPKKSHHAASSPTAGASRSSSTTPKSATPTSRPSSAKKIPSASTPAKGEKELEAQVTQLTDQVNTLKVALEGVEKERDYYFSKLREVELLCQEQGENNAPFVERLMEVLYAMDDQERAEELAEGDGPDVDQGVHEEVPDDQQEEEQDEY